Proteins from one Setaria italica strain Yugu1 chromosome V, Setaria_italica_v2.0, whole genome shotgun sequence genomic window:
- the LOC111257204 gene encoding putative disease resistance protein At3g14460 has protein sequence MVQACGGDTHDITELSLLQGLLVDLLKEKRFLIVLDELWSIEKAIRDLLEGPLRFASWDIEMCSELASIGEEIVKRCKGLPLAAKVVGDLIQCKPNGEKLLEVLHSDVLNNDDFMNEILPVIKLSYDHLPPHLRNYFAYCSLFPNGYIFDKEQLIRLWMAQGFLQHHERLQPEDVGRKYFDNLLGKYFF, from the exons ATGGTGCAAGCGTGTGGAGGGGATACTCATGACATCACTGAACTTAGCTTGCTGCAGGGCCTGCTCGTGGATCTTCTGAAGGAGAAGAGGTTCTTGATTGTGCTTGATGAGCTGTGGAGCATTGAAAAAGCTATACGCGATCTGCTCGAGGGGCCTCTTCGATTTGCTAG CTGGGACATCGAAATGTGTTCTGAATTGGCATCAATAGGTGAGGAGATTGTCAAGAGGTGCAAGGGCCTTCCGCTTGCAGCCAAGGTAGTTGGGGATCTGATTCAGTGTAAACCTAATGGAGAGAAGTTATTGGAGGTCTTACACAGTGACGTGTTGAATAATGATGATTTCATGAATGAGATTCTGCCAGTCATCAAGCTCAGCTATGATCATCTCCCGCCGCATTTGAGAAACTATTTTGCATACTGCTCCTTGTTTCCCAATGGATACATATTTGATAAAGAACAATTAATCCGCTTGTGGATGGCACAAGGATTTCTTCAACATCATGAAAGGTTGCAGCCTGAAGATGTTGGTCGCAAATATTTTGACAACTTGCTTGGGAAATACTTCTTCTAG
- the LOC101759616 gene encoding uncharacterized protein LOC101759616, whose amino-acid sequence MTAKTLRNKGGTTDYTKGVSREQRAINRRNKLESSLVSSGIKYPKSCSDKRAWKRMKKERFEYRKAHEAFRKFEENQRAIAVQRFGEPFRDREVSNIAFEEKSFGEIVKPGQITYPISTNYVVDLSSLVVSLALFDGDKMLFACSGIPLPHGRTRESLTTFVTSAHLVRQFNENRNKDDKLRVAVRLPNNRTTDGFLGLYDKDIAIVTCYGFLGVRPIDLDLMATPSPGDSVQAAGRAFNSGSLMAMRGSLYEKRHLQNLDHLNTWGSDSQDISKAVLGGPLLGCDNKILGINLDICDPGDANLRCTFLSMDLLCKRLKHFQIIKYVFYTYSIYELFLQLT is encoded by the exons AT GACTGCAAAGACCCTGCGGAACAAGGGGGGGACTACTGATTACACAAAAGGTGTGAGCAGGGAGCAGAGAGCCATAAACAGAAGGAACAAACTGGAGTCGTCACTAGTTTCAAGTGGGATTAAGTACCCAAAATCTTGTTCTGACAAGAGAGCCTGGAAGCGCATGAAAAAAGAGAGGTTCGAAT ATCGAAAGGCTCATGAGGCATTTCGTAAATTTGAGGAGAATCAACGTGCTATTGCTGTGCAACGATTCGGTGAACCTTTTCGTGATAGAGAAGTTTCAAACATTGCTTTTGAGGAGAAgtcatttggtgaaatagtcaaACCTGGTCAAATAACTTATCCAATCAGTACTAATTATGTTGTGGATTTGTCTTCCTTGGTCGTCTCGCTCGCTTtgtttgatg GAGATAAGATGTTATTTGCATGCTCGGGCATACCTTTACCTCACGGAAGAACTAGAGAAAGCCTAACAACATTTGTGACATCAGCACATTTGGTTAGACAATTCAACGAGAATAGAAATAAAGATGATAAGTTGAGG GTTGCAGTGCGCCTTCCTAATAATAGAACTACCGATGGGTTCTTAGGACTATATGATAAAGACATTGCTATCGTCACATGCTATGGCTTCCTAGGAGTCCGTCCTATAGATCTGGATCTTATGGCAACACCTTCACCTGGTGATAGTGTGCAAGCTGCTGGGCGTGCCTTCAACTCTGGCAGTTTGATGGCCATGCGTGGATCTCTGTATGAGAAACGCCACCTTCAAAACCTGGACCACCTCAACACCTGGGGTTCTGATAGTCAAGATATCTCTAAG GCTGTACTTGGAGGGCCACTTCTGGGGTGCGATAATAAAATTCTTGGGATAAACTTAGATATTTGTGACCCTGGTGATGCAAATTTGAGATGCACATTCCTATCAATGGACTTACTTTGCAAACGCTTGAAGCATTTTCAGATAATCAAGTATGTCTTCTACACTTATAGTATTTATGAACTATTTCTTCAGTTAACCTGA